A stretch of DNA from Mucilaginibacter daejeonensis:
ACCGGCTACCAATTCATATTTAACACCCGGGCGCTTACCGGTAAAAGGTACCGGTGGAAGCGGCGTACGATTGTAAACAGTGGTATGGGTGACCAAGCTGCGTTTGCCTGTTGGAGTTATAACGATCGTTTTGAGTTCGCGGTATTCATCAGGCGGAATATTGAGTGTGAACGGATAGGTGTACTCCTCGTTGGTCTCGTTAGGCGTGTACCCGTCTATAGAGTAATAGATCTTGGCGCCGGTAACAGGCACTTTCAGGTTCACCACTAATTGCGCGCTGGTGTATGAGGTGTCCTTGGCGCCAATGGCGGTCGGCACACGGTAATCAAAACGGTTAGCGTCCAACCAAGCCAGATGGCGCGGCAACCTTACCTCGGCCATGTCAGTATAGTTCTTGTTAGCCAGCGGCGACCATGCCACTTCAGACAGGGCCATCAGGCGTGGCAACAGCATGTACTCGGCCTTGGTCTCGGTGGTGATGTATTCGGTCCAAAGGTTGGCTTGCACACCCAGAATGTGTCTTTGCTGATCAGGGGTCAATGCCGGGGTAAGCGGGTTATACGCGTAGGTCTTTGACAACGGGGTGTAACCACCAATGCTTAAAGGCTCCAGATCCGATCGTGCTTGTGAGTGGTCAAAGTATAAACCGCTGCTGCTTGGCGTCATGACCACATCATGGTTCTGCTTGGCAGCGGCGATACCACCTGCCTCACCACGCCAGCTCATTACAGTAGCGTTAGGCGCTAAACCACCTTCTAAGATTTCATCCCATCCAATGATGCTGCGGCCTTTGCTATTCACAAATTTTTCCATGCGCTGTATAAAGTAGCTCTGCATGGCGTGCTCGTCTTTCAGTTTGAGTTTTTTGATCATTTGCTGCACCTGTGGCGACGACTTCCAGATCACCTTTGGGGCCTCGTCACCGCCGATATGGATGTATTTGCTCGGGAAGATGTCGATGATCTCGCTCAGCACATCCTGCAAAAAGCCAAAGGTTTGTTCGGTAGGGCAAAATATATTGTTGAATACGCCCCAGGTCTCGGCCACCTTATATGGCTGGCCAGGGTCGCAACTGAGTTCAGGATAGGCTGCCAAAGCGGCCATGGCATGGCCCGGCATCTCGATCTCAGGGATAACGGTAATGTAACGTTCAGCAGCGTAACGTACGATATCGCGCGCCTGCTCCTGAGTGTAGAAACC
This window harbors:
- a CDS encoding family 20 glycosylhydrolase — translated: MSYKTCLSFCISLILLTGAANAQTQTPAPADPYMGIIPAPVTVQKQAGNFVLSQETTIMADTVSDRSVQFLSSYLQSKFVLKNKVLPNKGSAASNVIVFTSAGTEGLPAEGYRLTISPQRITIAAKGAGLFYGVQTLIQLLPIERAATAKIPCARIEDMPRFGYRGMHLDVCRHFFSIEFVKRYIDLMAAYKLNKFHWHLTDDQGWRIEIKKYPKLTSVGSQRAQTLIGNYHDRMPQQFDGMPYGGFYTQEQARDIVRYAAERYITVIPEIEMPGHAMAALAAYPELSCDPGQPYKVAETWGVFNNIFCPTEQTFGFLQDVLSEIIDIFPSKYIHIGGDEAPKVIWKSSPQVQQMIKKLKLKDEHAMQSYFIQRMEKFVNSKGRSIIGWDEILEGGLAPNATVMSWRGEAGGIAAAKQNHDVVMTPSSSGLYFDHSQARSDLEPLSIGGYTPLSKTYAYNPLTPALTPDQQRHILGVQANLWTEYITTETKAEYMLLPRLMALSEVAWSPLANKNYTDMAEVRLPRHLAWLDANRFDYRVPTAIGAKDTSYTSAQLVVNLKVPVTGAKIYYSIDGYTPNETNEEYTYPFTLNIPPDEYRELKTIVITPTGKRSLVTHTTVYNRTPLPPVPFTGKRPGVKYELVAGLFTSTGQLDGARVLDTGVVKTFNTAAFKKANRTFGVTYEGYFNVDADGKYIFSTQSDDGSVIFIDDQLVVDNDGKHSLYEQPGEVLLQKGMHKFTLKYFEAGAFSTLRVYMTMPGKPKGEFSAEALVN